In a genomic window of Glycine max cultivar Williams 82 chromosome 13, Glycine_max_v4.0, whole genome shotgun sequence:
- the LOC100820412 gene encoding uncharacterized protein, with product MAEQSRSPATPATTITDLNEDCIAHCAGHLSLGDVCNMAMTSSALKRLAYSDFIWQRFFREHWHLELPWHSSGNGGGGGARGVYMVRHAALRQFKFVDPFVLDFDAHAKPFDQLLLHKNHLFYSQGSRVEVIDLDGCLKRTTTDFFHSLCYHKARITCMRLFPLNEMTSVFRGDTQGEQNVLVTSSCDHSIRLWWKGSSLRCFRGHNGPVLSLSNKLLGEDGSKVLASGGEDGTVRLWSLGSSGKRGQRALKATFYGHEKPVNLMSVAGHKTSLLVTISRDSKVRVWDTGTATSSAVRTSCCVGMASVPGTPLNMKCHESLLYVAAGSSVAAFDLRTMQKVITAAVHQPKLCSFDAVPSKYLICTGGNGRAMLWDVRRNQESLKPEPIAELDGHCGQVTLLHMDPYKIVTGGPDNAYVNVWEVDTGVQTNSLLCSSTDDAGSGCDAMTVDGCRITTASYYEDLGVLRFRDFNHATNPVTKLENEPSSKFWISMSDDDRDD from the exons ATGGCCGAGCAATCCCGGTCGCCGGCGACACCGGCAACGACGATAACCGACCTAAACGAAGACTGCATAGCTCACTGCGCCGGCCATCTGAGTCTCGGCGACGTTTGCAATATGGCGATGACTTCCTCCGCACTCAAACGCCTCGCCTATTCCGATTTCATTTGGCAACGCTTCTTCAG GGAGCACTGGCATCTAGAGTTACCTTGGCATTCGAGTGGAaacggaggaggaggaggagcgaGGGGAGTGTATATGGTCAGACACGCGGCGTTGCGACAGTTCAAGTTTGTCGACCCTTTCGTTCTCGACTTTGATGCACACGCTAAGCCTTTCGACCAGTTGCTCCTCCACAAAAATCACCTTTTCTACTCACAG GGTTCACGTGTGGAAGTGATAGATTTGGATGGCTGTCTAAAGAGAACAACAACAGATTTTTTCCATTCGTTATGTTATCATAAAGCAAGAATCACTTGTATGAG GTTGTTTCCACTTAATGAAATGACTTCAGTATTTCGAGGCGATACACAAGGGGAGCAAAATGTTTTAGTTACCTCCAGCTGTGATCACTCCATTCGTCTTTGGTGGAAG GGTTCAAGCCTGCGGTGCTTTAGAGGTCACAATGGTCCTGTGTTGTccctatcaaataaattattgggAGAGGATGGCAGCAAAGTATTGGCAAGTGGAGGAGAAGATGGTACTGTTCGACTATGGTCCCTTGGCTCAAGTGGCAAACGAGGACAGCGTGCTTTGAAGGCTACATTCTATGGGCATGAAAAACCTGTAAATTTGATGTCAGTTGCCGG GCACAAAACTTCGCTTTTGGTGACCATCTCTAGAGATTCTAAG GTAAGGGTTTGGGATACTGGCACTGCTACATCATCTGCTGTTCGTACCTCCTGTTGCGTTGGGATGGCTTCTGTTCCTGGTACACCCCTAAACATGAAATGCCATGAATCACTATTGTATGTGGCTGCTGGTTCCTCTGTTGCTGCATTTGATTTAAGGACAATGCAGAAAGTTATCACCGCAGCTGTACATCAACCAAAGCTGTGTTCCTTTGATGCTGTCCCTTCAAAGTATTTAATATGCACAGGCGGTAATGGCAG GGCAATGCTCTGGGATGTTAGGAGAAATCAAGAATCATTAAAACCAGAACCGATAGCCGAGTTGGATGGACATTGTGGCCAAGTAACTTTACTGCACATGGATCCATACAAAATAGTTACTGGCGGCCCTGACAATGCTTATGTGAATGTATGGGAAGTTGACACTGGTGTACAAACAAATTCCCTGCTTTGCTCTTCAACTGATGATGCTGGATCTGGCTGTGATGCCATGACTGTAGATGGTTGTAGAATTACTACTGCTAGCTATTATGAAGATTTGGGTGTTCTGCGTTTTAGGGACTTCAACCATGCAACAAATCCTGTAACGAAACTAGAAAATGAACCGTCATCAAAATTTTGGATTTCTATGTCTGATGATGACAGGGATGACTGA